The following are from one region of the Sphingopyxis sp. MWB1 genome:
- a CDS encoding DMT family transporter, with translation MGWIILAIAVVTEIIWALSLKWAATVGTWQASMVPITLSFLNMALLAFAMREISAGTAYAIWTGLGAVGVIIGGTILFGEKVSLVQAAFMTLIVIGVVGTKLFAAQ, from the coding sequence ATGGGGTGGATTATTCTCGCCATCGCCGTTGTCACCGAAATCATCTGGGCACTCAGCCTGAAATGGGCCGCGACCGTCGGCACCTGGCAGGCGTCGATGGTGCCCATCACGCTCAGCTTCCTCAATATGGCGCTGCTCGCCTTTGCGATGCGCGAGATTTCCGCCGGCACTGCCTATGCGATCTGGACCGGCCTGGGCGCGGTCGGGGTGATCATCGGCGGCACCATCCTTTTTGGCGAAAAGGTCAGTTTGGTTCAGGCGGCCTTTATGACGCTGATCGTCATTGGCGTCGTCGGAACCAAGCTGTTCGCCGCCCAATAG